From the genome of Argentina anserina chromosome 4, drPotAnse1.1, whole genome shotgun sequence, one region includes:
- the LOC126792876 gene encoding uncharacterized protein LOC126792876 isoform X1 translates to MWSRSIPVALPLKPAVPFHGARKDPSVVSHKLNTPYSSKLQLPNIPTSQTQTLLSSSSSVTLQPFRALRIRPSPELGLASLLFVLSTAFAALLSLAIFSIPTTKSLRKLAASMEKLSDVVSQEVPGTLLSLKLSGLEVNDLTKQLSSIRQMISATGWGKSSK, encoded by the exons ATGTGGAGTCGATCGATTCCGGTGGCCTTGCCGTTGAAGCCGGCAGTCCCTTTTCACGGCGCCCGGAAAGATCCCTCCGTCGTGTCCCACAAATTGAATACTCCATATTCATCGAAGTTGCAACTACCAAATATCCCAACCTCACAAACACAAACCctgctttcttcttcttcctctgtaACCTTACAACCCTTCAGAGCTCTGCGAATTCGACCCTCTCCCGAATTGGGCCTCGCCTCTCTCCTCTTCGTCCTCTCCACG GCTTTTGCTGCGCTTCTATCCCTTGCTATATTTTCCATTCCAACAACCAAG TCTTTGAGAAAATTGGCAGCTTCAATGGAGAAGCTCTCCGATGTGGTCTCGCAGGAGGTACCTGGAACTCTGCTTTCTCTGAAACTGTCTGGCCTTGAGGTCAATGATTTGACCAAACAGCTTAGCAGTATCAG GCAGATGATTTCTGCAACTGGCTGGGGGAAGAGTTCAAAGTGA
- the LOC126792876 gene encoding uncharacterized protein LOC126792876 isoform X2 gives MWSRSIPVALPLKPAVPFHGARKDPSVVSHKLNTPYSSKLQLPNIPTSQTQTLLSSSSSVTLQPFRALRIRPSPELGLASLLFVLSTAFAALLSLAIFSIPTTKSLRKLAASMEKLSDVVSQEVPGTLLSLKLSGLEVNDLTKQLSSIR, from the exons ATGTGGAGTCGATCGATTCCGGTGGCCTTGCCGTTGAAGCCGGCAGTCCCTTTTCACGGCGCCCGGAAAGATCCCTCCGTCGTGTCCCACAAATTGAATACTCCATATTCATCGAAGTTGCAACTACCAAATATCCCAACCTCACAAACACAAACCctgctttcttcttcttcctctgtaACCTTACAACCCTTCAGAGCTCTGCGAATTCGACCCTCTCCCGAATTGGGCCTCGCCTCTCTCCTCTTCGTCCTCTCCACG GCTTTTGCTGCGCTTCTATCCCTTGCTATATTTTCCATTCCAACAACCAAG TCTTTGAGAAAATTGGCAGCTTCAATGGAGAAGCTCTCCGATGTGGTCTCGCAGGAGGTACCTGGAACTCTGCTTTCTCTGAAACTGTCTGGCCTTGAGGTCAATGATTTGACCAAACAGCTTAGCAGTATCAG ATGA